From the Anaerolineales bacterium genome, one window contains:
- a CDS encoding helix-turn-helix transcriptional regulator yields the protein MTIIIHIDVMLAKRKMSVTKLAEEVGITMANLSILKNGRAKAIRLSTLEAICKALDCQPGDLLEYRSDQAKG from the coding sequence ATGACAATCATCATCCACATTGATGTGATGCTGGCCAAGCGAAAAATGAGCGTGACCAAGTTGGCCGAGGAAGTTGGCATCACCATGGCCAACCTCTCGATCCTCAAAAACGGGAGGGCCAAAGCCATACGACTGTCTACGCTGGAGGCGATTTGCAAAGCACTGGATTGCCAGCCGGGGGATCTGCTGGAATACCGCAGCGATCAAGCAAAGGGCTGA
- a CDS encoding response regulator: MANILFVDDEPLTRKLLLQAATILGHQGISASTPEEAMQMAAEHLPDLIVTDVNLEGRQSLEMIEQLKQSEVTKHIPIVTLSALDLVEIQEQARARGAVDSLEKPIRLQTLLEVIRKYAPED, translated from the coding sequence ATGGCGAATATCTTGTTCGTGGACGATGAGCCACTCACACGCAAACTCCTGCTGCAAGCCGCCACCATCCTGGGCCACCAGGGCATCAGTGCCTCCACACCGGAAGAGGCCATGCAAATGGCCGCCGAGCATTTGCCGGACCTGATCGTGACGGATGTGAACCTGGAGGGCCGCCAAAGCCTGGAGATGATTGAGCAGCTCAAACAGAGCGAAGTCACCAAGCACATCCCAATCGTGACGCTCTCGGCCCTGGACCTGGTGGAGATCCAGGAACAAGCCCGCGCCCGCGGTGCTGTGGACAGCCTGGAAAAACCCATTCGCCTACAAACACTGTTAGAGGTTATTCGAAAGTATGCCCCAGAAGACTGA
- a CDS encoding DUF2975 domain-containing protein: MKAVKVIKYCALTLLGFVLIGVTYIILGVKDDDRAGPVALGIYIAFATVVIAAAAAIFQQLLNKAAELQSENDLTV; encoded by the coding sequence GTGAAAGCCGTCAAGGTCATCAAGTACTGTGCTTTGACTTTGCTCGGTTTTGTTCTGATTGGAGTTACGTACATCATCCTGGGGGTTAAAGACGACGACCGCGCAGGCCCAGTTGCCCTGGGTATCTATATCGCCTTTGCAACCGTCGTGATTGCGGCAGCGGCAGCCATCTTTCAGCAGCTGCTCAACAAAGCCGCTGAACTGCAATCAGAGAACGACTTAACAGTCTAG
- a CDS encoding ABC transporter permease, which yields MQVSTPGESHPAERGIWARTMRVAAWLGWQIESNWADPMIFLIYSVVKPLSSAAILVVMYSVITNGEFNNPLFPYIYLGNAFYIYVAAMLNGIAWSVIEDREQYRMLKYIYVAPIHVPSYLLGRGFAKFVFSSLAVFIIIAVGIIFLQVPLDLSLVDWPLFLVSLALGLVLLAMMGLTLGSIILNLVNNANFVGEAVAGALFLFSGAIFPLDVLPAWLQPIGFVVPISYWLELLRRALVGPLAANFPTFNAFSNLELLGILAGLTALFTVVSFVVFRYCDHQAREKGYIDRVSNF from the coding sequence ATGCAAGTCTCAACGCCCGGCGAAAGCCACCCCGCCGAACGCGGCATTTGGGCCCGCACGATGAGAGTCGCCGCCTGGCTGGGCTGGCAAATCGAGTCCAACTGGGCCGACCCGATGATCTTCTTGATCTATTCGGTGGTCAAGCCGCTCTCCAGCGCGGCGATCTTGGTGGTGATGTACAGCGTCATCACCAACGGCGAGTTCAACAATCCGCTGTTCCCGTACATTTACTTGGGCAATGCCTTCTACATCTATGTAGCCGCCATGCTGAACGGCATCGCCTGGAGCGTAATCGAAGACCGAGAGCAGTATCGCATGCTCAAATATATCTACGTGGCCCCCATCCATGTGCCCAGTTACCTGCTGGGGCGCGGCTTTGCCAAGTTCGTTTTCAGCTCGCTGGCCGTATTCATCATCATTGCCGTGGGCATCATCTTCCTGCAAGTGCCGCTGGACCTGAGCCTTGTGGATTGGCCTCTGTTCCTGGTCAGCCTGGCGTTGGGCCTGGTGTTGCTGGCCATGATGGGCCTGACCCTGGGCAGCATCATCCTCAACTTGGTGAACAACGCCAACTTCGTGGGCGAGGCGGTGGCTGGGGCGCTGTTCCTCTTCAGCGGAGCCATCTTCCCGCTGGATGTGCTGCCCGCCTGGCTGCAGCCTATCGGCTTCGTGGTGCCTATCTCCTACTGGCTGGAGCTGCTGCGCCGGGCCTTAGTGGGCCCGCTGGCGGCCAACTTCCCCACCTTCAACGCCTTTAGCAACCTGGAACTGCTGGGCATCCTGGCCGGGCTGACCGCGCTCTTCACGGTGGTCAGCTTCGTGGTCTTCCGCTATTGCGACCACCAGGCCCGCGAAAAAGGCTACATCGACCGCGTCAGCAACTTCTAG
- a CDS encoding RpiB/LacA/LacB family sugar-phosphate isomerase, translated as MKIALGADDRLPVVEHILQRLAERGHQVQWYGPQAGETDPWPAVARQVAEAVTSGEADEGIVLCWTGTGVSLAANKVPGIRAALCGDAETARGARLWNNANVLALSMRLTTPALADEILESWFKTKYEANPGDEANLALLDELENTQG; from the coding sequence ATGAAGATTGCCTTGGGCGCCGACGATCGCCTGCCCGTGGTCGAGCACATCCTGCAGCGGCTGGCCGAACGCGGTCACCAGGTGCAGTGGTATGGCCCTCAGGCGGGGGAAACCGACCCCTGGCCCGCGGTCGCCCGCCAGGTGGCCGAGGCTGTAACCAGCGGGGAAGCGGACGAAGGCATTGTGCTGTGCTGGACGGGCACCGGCGTCAGCTTGGCGGCCAACAAAGTACCGGGCATCCGCGCCGCCCTGTGCGGAGATGCCGAGACGGCCCGCGGCGCCCGGCTGTGGAACAACGCCAATGTGCTGGCGCTTTCGATGCGCCTGACCACCCCAGCGCTGGCCGACGAGATCCTGGAAAGCTGGTTCAAGACCAAGTACGAAGCCAACCCCGGGGATGAGGCCAACCTGGCCCTGCTCGATGAACTAGAAAATACGCAAGGCTAA
- a CDS encoding carboxypeptidase M32 yields the protein MSKEMEQLKEILAEVSDLNNASAVLGWDQQTYMPPRGAEARGQALGTLEKLAHEKFTSPEVGKLLDALEKKAASWDPDSDEARLVKVTRRGFNDATKVPSAMVIERAELTTMGNQAWQEARSKSEFSIFEPHLVKLVDWARRFAELFAPYDHVYDPVLDQFEPGMKAADVKAIFDEIRPKQVDLIKRISEAQQVDDSFLHQEFPEKQQWDFGVDVVTAFGYDWSQGRLDKTTHPFQTTLGVGDHRITTRVYPDFFNPYFFGTLHEAGHAMHAQGVSEDLKRTPLYDSPSLAIGESQSRMWENLVGRSKPFWEHYYPKLQKAFPDQLGKVDMETFYKGINKVAPSYIRVEADEATYNLHIMLRMELEMAMMEGEAEVHKLPVYWSELFEKYLGVTPPNDKEGVLQDVHWSFGLMGYFSTYALGNLVSAQLWEVIERDIPDISGKIRNAEFAPLLGWLNQHVHAPGAKFEPQEMVQRITGSKINGDAYLRYLETKFSDIYGL from the coding sequence ATGTCTAAAGAAATGGAACAACTGAAGGAAATCCTGGCGGAGGTCTCTGACCTCAACAACGCCAGCGCAGTGCTGGGCTGGGACCAGCAAACTTATATGCCGCCCCGCGGCGCAGAAGCCCGCGGCCAGGCCCTGGGCACGCTGGAGAAGCTGGCCCACGAAAAGTTCACCAGCCCGGAAGTGGGCAAGCTGCTGGATGCGCTGGAAAAGAAAGCCGCCTCCTGGGACCCGGATTCAGACGAAGCCCGTCTGGTCAAGGTCACCCGCCGCGGCTTCAACGACGCCACCAAAGTGCCCAGCGCCATGGTCATCGAGCGCGCTGAGCTGACCACCATGGGCAACCAGGCCTGGCAGGAAGCGCGCAGCAAGTCCGAGTTTTCCATCTTCGAGCCGCACTTGGTCAAGCTGGTGGACTGGGCGCGCCGCTTCGCTGAACTGTTTGCCCCCTATGACCACGTCTACGACCCCGTGCTGGACCAGTTCGAGCCCGGCATGAAGGCGGCCGATGTCAAAGCCATTTTTGACGAGATCCGGCCCAAGCAGGTCGACTTGATCAAGCGCATTTCTGAGGCCCAGCAGGTGGACGACTCTTTCCTCCATCAGGAATTCCCGGAGAAGCAGCAGTGGGACTTCGGTGTGGATGTGGTGACCGCCTTTGGCTACGACTGGAGCCAGGGCCGCTTGGACAAGACCACCCACCCCTTCCAGACCACCCTGGGCGTGGGCGACCACCGCATCACCACGCGTGTCTACCCGGACTTCTTCAACCCGTACTTCTTCGGCACCCTGCACGAAGCCGGCCATGCCATGCACGCCCAGGGCGTTTCCGAAGACCTGAAGCGCACCCCGCTGTACGACAGCCCGTCGCTGGCGATCGGGGAATCGCAGTCACGCATGTGGGAGAACCTGGTGGGCCGCTCCAAGCCTTTCTGGGAGCATTACTACCCCAAACTGCAGAAGGCCTTCCCGGACCAGTTGGGCAAGGTGGATATGGAAACCTTCTACAAGGGCATCAACAAGGTGGCCCCTTCCTACATCCGCGTCGAGGCCGACGAGGCCACCTACAACCTGCACATCATGCTACGCATGGAACTGGAAATGGCCATGATGGAAGGTGAAGCCGAAGTGCACAAGTTGCCCGTGTATTGGAGCGAGCTGTTTGAGAAGTATCTGGGTGTGACCCCGCCCAACGACAAGGAAGGCGTGCTGCAAGACGTGCACTGGTCTTTCGGTCTGATGGGCTACTTCTCCACCTACGCATTGGGCAACCTGGTCTCGGCCCAACTGTGGGAAGTCATCGAGCGCGACATCCCTGACATCTCGGGCAAGATCCGCAATGCGGAGTTTGCCCCGCTGCTGGGTTGGTTGAACCAGCACGTGCACGCCCCTGGCGCAAAGTTCGAGCCGCAGGAGATGGTGCAGCGCATCACCGGGTCCAAGATCAACGGCGACGCGTACCTGCGTTACCTGGAAACCAAGTTCAGCGACATTTACGGCCTGTAG
- a CDS encoding methylated-DNA--[protein]-cysteine S-methyltransferase produces MPTNPPSVFYDSKPSQKLGLLWAAVSADGVWAASYGIDEVEFLHHIQERGPARPRRSATQPAPVLRQMDQFLRGQRRDFDLPVDWSGMTPFQVAVRRAVMAVPYGQTASYGDIAAAVGRPLAARAVGGVQARNPISFLIPCHRIVGSDGSLHGYGGFGGLETKRWLLKLEGAELRKP; encoded by the coding sequence ATGCCCACCAACCCGCCCAGCGTGTTCTACGACAGCAAGCCCAGCCAAAAGCTGGGCTTGCTGTGGGCGGCCGTCAGCGCAGATGGTGTATGGGCCGCCAGCTACGGCATAGATGAGGTCGAATTCCTGCACCACATTCAAGAGCGCGGGCCGGCGCGGCCGCGGCGCAGTGCCACACAGCCCGCGCCTGTACTGCGCCAGATGGACCAATTCCTGCGCGGGCAGCGCCGGGACTTTGACCTGCCGGTGGACTGGAGCGGCATGACGCCCTTCCAGGTGGCCGTGCGCCGGGCGGTGATGGCCGTGCCCTACGGCCAAACCGCCTCGTACGGCGACATTGCTGCCGCGGTGGGCCGGCCGCTGGCCGCCCGCGCCGTGGGCGGCGTGCAGGCCCGCAACCCGATTTCGTTCCTGATCCCCTGCCATCGCATCGTCGGCAGCGACGGCAGCCTGCATGGCTACGGCGGCTTTGGCGGCCTGGAGACCAAGCGCTGGTTGCTGAAACTCGAGGGCGCGGAGCTAAGGAAACCCTGA
- a CDS encoding ABC transporter permease, with product MKAKVEKNTGVRLFFQTVIGRAYPRVIGLLRERSWFIFEVVLPVISVAAYVFIYRAIGAPDIYVGFVVMGGAMTAFWLNVLWSMSSQMYWEKETGNLALYIMAPNSLMAILLGMALGGLFATAQRALVITLAGSLIFNVQFEVSSYLMLFAVFMLTMVALYGMGMMSSSLFLLLNREAWHYANLAQEPVYLMSGFYFPIKSFDFWIAAGASIIPLTLGLDAMRQLAFAGGEELGFLNVRIELAILAVLSVLFILGAKWLLGYMERLAIREGRLTDARR from the coding sequence CTGAAAGCTAAGGTCGAAAAGAACACCGGCGTGCGCTTGTTCTTCCAAACCGTGATCGGCCGGGCCTATCCACGTGTGATCGGCCTGCTGCGGGAACGCAGCTGGTTCATCTTCGAGGTGGTGCTGCCCGTGATTTCTGTGGCGGCCTACGTATTCATTTACCGCGCCATCGGCGCGCCGGATATTTATGTAGGCTTCGTGGTGATGGGCGGCGCCATGACCGCCTTCTGGCTCAACGTGCTCTGGTCAATGAGCAGCCAGATGTACTGGGAGAAGGAAACCGGCAACCTGGCGCTCTACATCATGGCCCCCAATTCACTGATGGCCATCTTGCTGGGCATGGCGCTGGGCGGCCTGTTTGCCACCGCCCAGCGCGCCCTGGTGATCACCCTGGCGGGCAGCCTGATCTTCAATGTGCAGTTCGAAGTCAGCAGTTACCTGATGCTCTTTGCGGTTTTCATGCTGACCATGGTGGCTTTGTACGGCATGGGCATGATGAGCTCTTCGCTGTTCTTGCTGCTCAACCGTGAAGCCTGGCATTACGCCAACCTGGCCCAAGAGCCGGTCTATCTGATGTCGGGCTTCTATTTCCCGATCAAGAGCTTCGATTTCTGGATCGCCGCCGGCGCCTCGATCATCCCGCTGACCCTGGGGCTGGACGCCATGCGCCAGCTGGCTTTCGCCGGCGGCGAAGAGCTGGGTTTTCTGAATGTACGCATTGAACTGGCCATCCTGGCCGTGCTCAGCGTGCTGTTCATTTTAGGCGCCAAGTGGCTGCTGGGTTATATGGAAAGGCTGGCCATCCGTGAGGGCCGCCTGACGGATGCACGGAGGTAG